Proteins from a genomic interval of Niabella soli DSM 19437:
- a CDS encoding SusC/RagA family TonB-linked outer membrane protein has product MQKIKAFLVLLLLSCWVLPAALFAQKQTISGKVVSDDQTPLAGVTISVKGSTIAALTDNSGAFSVQASVGQTLEVSYVGFKTQSFVIANGKPVQITLSRSSEKSQLDEVVVVGYGTQKKGNLTGAVATVDVNKTLTGRPIADVGRGLQGAVSGLSITIPSGEVGSDPLIKIRGQITSFQGSTKPLILLDNVEIPSIQVVNPNDIASISVLKDAAAASIYGAKASNGVILITTKKGSGTSKPQINYSNNFSWQNVWKDLQMADVDALKYTIDATRRIGITTPVGAFYYVDSASYMRAVAWKQKYGSTIGPDDPTVFGRDWYVQGANNQKMGVRTYNPYDYMVKEWAPTQQHDITIGQTLGKTSYNIGLGVLDQSGMIKPAKKDEFTRYNASLRVSSELNKFITVRAGAMYSRRNKEYPYITSSTTADPWLYLYRWSPVYPFGDDQNGNPIRSPVSEAAAANTANILQNYMNISLGSTLNFTKNWKFDFDYTYTSQEEIWRRPGTRYTAANSWVAPKARVDANGQPVYVDSTGAVVPGTTPGAIRAFDLSNDMYTALGANPDHLFRQVTDYTSSTINAYTTYNWNVNQDHNFKFILGLNRVAANTEWQSQQVNQLTDINNPQFNFAVGAPPIVFGDKTWESQLGYFGRVNYAYKNKYLFEGNLRYDGSSKFPSELWWRWYPSFSAGWVISEEKFMEFAKPVISFLKFRGSWGTIGDQTVPNTFYLPLMTSGLTSWIGANGQKSPYVGTPQAIVRDITWQDVETKNFGIDLGLLQNKINATFDIYQRNTNNMIVPMEGIPLTFGTGAPQGNFGSLSTNGWELSLDFNHRFENGLGINLRGNISNSKTNIKQYGSSTLVNGNYNGKDIGEIWGYRTDRLYQKSDFDLDANGNLQLITLTANDVPAKYVGKKAYKLKAGADGQKPVYQVFLQNSSNFYFGPGDVKFKDLNGDGIIDNGSASLTDHGDLAVIGNSNPRYEYGFRLGADYKGVDFSVFFQGVGSRQVWGDGFLAIPGYNSSDGAMPEAIAGNYWTPATPNAFYPAAYNNAGSNSANNMQVQDRYLLNMAYFRLKNLTIGYSLPQNLLKKIWVNSFRVYGALENFFTWDHLRGLPIDPESISGYSMWNTSNYNLGRIGEGVPAFKSISFGVQLTF; this is encoded by the coding sequence ATGCAAAAGATCAAAGCTTTTCTTGTACTGCTATTGCTATCCTGTTGGGTATTGCCTGCTGCCCTGTTTGCCCAAAAGCAAACAATATCGGGTAAAGTAGTGTCGGATGACCAGACGCCGCTGGCAGGGGTAACTATATCCGTTAAAGGGTCTACAATAGCGGCCCTGACCGATAACAGCGGTGCCTTTTCCGTGCAGGCTTCCGTGGGACAAACATTGGAAGTGAGCTATGTCGGTTTTAAGACCCAGTCATTTGTAATAGCCAACGGCAAGCCGGTACAGATCACATTGTCCAGGTCTTCAGAAAAATCGCAGTTGGATGAAGTGGTGGTGGTGGGGTATGGTACGCAAAAGAAAGGTAATCTTACCGGAGCGGTAGCTACCGTTGATGTGAATAAAACACTTACCGGCCGTCCCATTGCGGATGTGGGCAGAGGGCTGCAGGGCGCTGTGTCGGGCTTAAGCATAACGATCCCCAGTGGGGAAGTAGGTTCTGATCCGTTAATTAAAATAAGAGGTCAGATCACTTCTTTTCAGGGTTCTACCAAGCCGCTGATCTTATTGGATAACGTTGAGATACCCAGCATACAGGTGGTAAACCCCAATGATATTGCCTCTATAAGCGTTTTAAAAGATGCTGCTGCTGCATCGATATATGGTGCTAAGGCCTCCAATGGGGTTATTCTGATCACCACCAAAAAAGGTTCCGGCACTTCCAAGCCGCAGATCAATTATTCCAATAACTTTTCCTGGCAAAATGTATGGAAGGACCTGCAAATGGCAGACGTAGATGCCCTGAAGTATACCATTGATGCAACAAGGCGCATTGGTATTACCACTCCCGTAGGGGCCTTTTATTATGTGGACAGCGCCAGCTATATGAGAGCGGTGGCCTGGAAACAAAAATATGGCAGCACCATCGGACCCGATGATCCAACCGTTTTTGGCCGCGACTGGTATGTGCAGGGAGCTAATAACCAAAAAATGGGTGTAAGAACGTACAATCCGTATGACTATATGGTAAAGGAATGGGCGCCTACGCAGCAGCATGATATTACTATCGGCCAAACCCTTGGGAAAACTTCTTATAATATTGGATTGGGTGTACTGGATCAGAGCGGTATGATAAAGCCGGCAAAAAAAGATGAGTTTACCCGGTATAACGCCTCGTTGAGAGTGTCAAGCGAGTTAAACAAGTTTATAACGGTAAGAGCTGGGGCCATGTACTCCCGGAGAAATAAAGAATACCCATATATAACAAGTTCCACCACCGCCGATCCCTGGTTATACCTGTATCGCTGGTCCCCGGTCTATCCGTTTGGGGATGACCAAAATGGTAACCCCATACGTAGCCCTGTGAGTGAAGCCGCAGCCGCTAATACTGCTAATATTTTGCAGAACTATATGAATATCAGTTTAGGATCCACACTCAATTTTACCAAAAACTGGAAATTTGATTTTGACTATACTTACACCAGCCAGGAAGAAATATGGAGACGACCCGGAACAAGATATACAGCAGCCAATTCATGGGTGGCCCCCAAAGCCCGCGTGGATGCCAACGGGCAGCCGGTGTATGTAGACAGCACAGGAGCCGTTGTACCGGGTACGACTCCCGGTGCGATACGGGCATTTGACTTATCGAATGATATGTATACCGCGCTGGGTGCTAATCCTGATCACCTGTTCCGCCAGGTTACGGACTACACAAGCAGTACGATAAATGCTTACACTACTTACAACTGGAATGTAAACCAGGATCATAATTTTAAATTTATTTTAGGCCTTAACCGGGTTGCTGCTAACACGGAATGGCAATCTCAGCAAGTAAACCAGCTAACAGACATTAATAATCCGCAATTCAATTTTGCAGTAGGGGCGCCTCCTATTGTTTTTGGCGATAAAACATGGGAGTCGCAATTGGGCTATTTTGGACGGGTCAACTACGCGTATAAGAACAAGTATCTGTTTGAAGGCAATTTGCGTTATGATGGATCCTCTAAATTTCCATCGGAGCTTTGGTGGAGATGGTACCCTTCATTTTCTGCAGGTTGGGTGATCAGCGAAGAGAAATTTATGGAATTTGCAAAGCCGGTGATCAGCTTTCTTAAATTCAGGGGATCCTGGGGAACCATCGGGGACCAGACGGTACCCAATACTTTTTACCTGCCGTTAATGACAAGCGGCCTTACCAGTTGGATAGGAGCCAATGGACAAAAATCACCCTATGTGGGCACCCCTCAGGCGATAGTAAGAGATATAACCTGGCAGGATGTTGAAACCAAAAATTTTGGGATAGATCTGGGGTTACTGCAAAATAAAATAAATGCAACCTTTGATATTTATCAGAGAAATACCAATAACATGATTGTTCCAATGGAGGGTATTCCGCTAACCTTTGGGACCGGCGCCCCCCAGGGTAATTTTGGTTCTTTATCAACAAACGGATGGGAATTAAGCCTGGATTTCAATCACCGGTTTGAAAATGGTTTGGGAATTAACCTGCGGGGAAATATTTCCAATTCAAAAACTAACATAAAACAATACGGTTCTTCCACGCTTGTTAATGGTAATTATAACGGGAAAGATATCGGAGAGATCTGGGGCTACCGCACGGACCGGTTGTATCAGAAAAGCGACTTTGATTTAGATGCGAACGGAAATCTTCAGTTGATAACCCTCACGGCAAATGATGTACCTGCTAAATATGTGGGTAAAAAAGCATACAAATTAAAGGCCGGGGCCGACGGGCAAAAGCCGGTATACCAGGTTTTTTTACAGAACTCATCCAACTTTTATTTTGGGCCGGGGGATGTCAAATTTAAAGATTTGAACGGCGATGGCATTATCGACAACGGAAGCGCGTCATTAACAGACCATGGAGATCTGGCTGTTATCGGCAACTCTAACCCAAGATATGAGTATGGCTTTAGATTGGGAGCCGATTATAAGGGAGTGGATTTTAGCGTATTCTTTCAGGGAGTAGGCAGCCGCCAGGTATGGGGCGATGGATTTCTGGCGATACCGGGTTATAATTCATCCGATGGTGCAATGCCCGAAGCCATTGCAGGCAATTATTGGACCCCCGCTACTCCTAACGCGTTTTATCCTGCTGCGTATAACAATGCCGGTAGTAATAGCGCTAATAATATGCAGGTGCAGGACAGGTACCTGTTGAATATGGCTTATTTCAGACTTAAAAATCTGACGATCGGCTATTCCCTGCCGCAAAATTTATTAAAGAAGATATGGGTTAATTCATTTAGAGTATATGGCGCATTAGAAAACTTTTTTACCTGGGATCATTTGCGGGGTCTGCCTATAGATCCTGAAAGCATCAGCGGGTATTCTATGTGGAATACTTCCAATTATAATTTGGGGCGTATCGGAGAAGGCGTTCCGGCATTTAAAAGTATTTCTTTTGGCGTTCAGTTAACCTTTTAA